TCAGGGGCGACAGGAGCCGTGCATTTGGTTCTCATTTCGTTTTCTTGTTCTGGGAGCGGCTCAGAGTAAGAACTGTGCAGAACAGGGGGAATTCTAGCTTCTGGATTTTGGAGAAGAGGGAACTCGTCTCTTGCAGGAGTTTTGGAAATCAAGTTGGAGGTGCTTGCCAAGAGGAATCGGCGCCATCGCTCCGGCTCTGCGCGGGAGCCGTGGTGGGTTTGCTCTTGCCGTGCCAGCAGGTCAGGGTAGCAGCGTtcggggcagcagcagagccccacGACTCAGCTCCCAGGCACGTTCTCTGGGTGCTGCCAGGAAGTCACAGAGCCCTCTTGCGCTGTGATTTTTGGCTTTCAGCCCGGCGCAGAGCTGCTGCGAGTGCTGGTGTCTGGGCTAAGAGCCGGTGCAGCCCCGGGCACTTGCTGAGTGGGTTGGTCAGCGAGTTGCTCGCAGGTTCCCGGTGAGGATGCGCAGGTCCTGAGGTCAAGTGCGGAGCTGAGTGACTACCTTTTGTGGCATGTGACCACCTGCAACGTTAGATGAGTCAGGAGAGGAGAAATCCAGCCAAGGGGCTTGGTGTGGATTGGAAttggggagcagtgctgcaaagGGAGCAGCCAGGTCACCTGCAGAGATAAAAGCAGGCAGCATTGCTCCTCCAAGCACTTGGCTCAGCCAAAGGGGCTTCCTAAGGCTGGTGTGGGGGAGCAAGGGGGGAGCAAGGCTCCCGTGACCCTGCTGGCTGCTCATAACCTCGCTCACATATTGTCTCTGGTCGTTCCAGGTAACGCTGATACTCCCCAGCATCTCTCTGCAATGGCTTCAGGGAACGACGGTGACCCACTGGGGGCCCACGGGCGTCGGGAAAGCCACAGGCGCAGGTCGCAAGAGCTCAACTCAGGTAAAAAGGTTGCTGTGATATTCAGGGGAGGAAGCATTTTcaactctttttctttcttttttttttttctttttcttttttttttttttttcccctccctgctctgttcCTTGGGAAAGGTGGTTTCTTCATACCTCCAGGGCCCTTGGCAAGACTGGGGTAACAAACCAACTCCATAAAGCTGTGCTGAACTGAACTGGGAGAGCAGCGCGGTGCGCAATGCTTTGGGGAGATGCGTGGCGTTGGATTAGCGCGGTGGGCAGCAAGGGGGGGCTTGAAAAGCACGGAGAAAATAAGTGTGCAGGGAGCTGCCGGAGTGGGGTACGCTCGCAGCTCCGTGCAGGCACGCTGAGGTGGGCAGTGGGGTGCCAGAGGGCACGGGGGTTGGGACACGGGGCTGGCTGCGAGATGTCTGGCTGGTGCCTGGTGTCATTTACTTTCCCTTCCCTGAGCAAAAGATGCTCGATGcttaaaacacagagaaaaacgCGCCTGGCCGAGCAGCGCCGGGTGTCGGGCAGTTGCTTTCAGCCTTGCTGCATCAGCTGCTGGATGAGCTGGGGTCTCCGGTGTGCCTTGGCAGAGCAGCAATGCAAAGTTACGGCTTACCAACGTGCAGGAGCAGTTCAGTCCGTTTCTCGTGCGTGCCAAGCCCAGCAGACTGTTACTAATGGGCAAAACTGGGAAAGGGGCTGAAAGGAAGCTGGGAAAATCCTCAGCTCCCGTTTCATCCCCAAATGATAAAATGCCGCTGCACAGGGAGCTGTTGAACACAGGTGACTTCTTAACCTGTTCTGCAGGTGGATTTGTAAATAAGGCTGAGTCACTGCAGTTCTGTCAATAATGCAGATTAGAAGCTATACCTACCTGTTTATGTATTTGAGCTCAGATCCAGCTCAGAGCTGGTTTATTGGCCTGATAATGTTATTTATACTCTCGTATTGCCTGGACTCCTCTCCATCTCAGAGTACCGTTTGTGCTAGATCCTGCGTGAATAcactagaagaaaaaagcacCCTGTCCTTCCCTTACCAAAGTCTACAaggtatgaaaataaataagagcAGTTGTTTACGTATGCTGATTTCCTGTTGAGGCCATTGAGATGCTGATGTGAAAACCAGTGAAAGGATCAGGCCCCAAGCTCAAACCACACTGTTGTACAGTCACGCTTCCTGTACACTTGCAAACACTTACTGGCAGTACTGGTatccctctgcttcccaaaactcgggggggggggggggggggggggagggggcggcggtCCATCTGGAATTTGGAGGTGGGATCTCTGCATGCCTCTTGGGCAAAAGCCTCATGGACTCCAGTGGAGGCAGAAACGTGCAGCTTCCACCATTACGGGGCGGAAGGCTTTTGTCAACAGGTATTAAGTCTGGCTTTCATTTAGGGCTTGCTTGCTCTGTTTGTTTATCTTTGGATGCAGTAGGGAGTGAAGAGATTTACCTGCTGCACAAGGATCTGCTTGAACATCCTTCTGAGCTCTGGTTCCACCAGCCGTTGCTTAGGGCATGGGCAAGATGCTGAGCCCTGGTTCCGCCAGCTGTTGCTTAGGGCATGGGCAAGATGCTGAGCCCTGGTTCCGCCAGCTGTTGCTTAGGGCATGGGCAAGATGCTGCTGGTTCTGTCTAGGCTGGGTGCCCAAGTTGCACTTCTGGTGTTTTCAGGGCATTGCAGACAAAAGCAGGAGCTTCATGCTCCTGGCAGTATGTGGTGAAGAGGAGGAGCAAGTGAGCTCATTGATAGTCATGCAAAGGGGAGCAAACATTGCAGAAGGAGGCTGTAGGAGGCCCAGCACCAACGGTGCTGAGCTGAGCTCAGGAAGCGGGGCTCATACTGCAGAAAAGTGACCTTGGTTCTCATCTGTAACGAGGGGGTGGCTGTCGTGCCTGTTCGGACGTGCAGCCAGGGTATGCACACCGCTACAGGAATGGTTTGGATCATTCCATGGAGGCTTAGATCTATGGCACCAGCCATGGACATGTCCTCACACTTGCAGGTAACCACCCaaaggcagctcagccccctCCACCGCAGAGGGGCTAGCCCACGTGGTGAAAATACCACTTATGTGGGCGTAAGCGCCTGCGTGGACCATGTCAGCCAGAACCCCAAAGCACTCTGTTGAGCAAGGTGATGTATCACTATATCCACTTGTTACTGCTGTGGAAATAGAGGGAGATTTGATGCCAGTCTCTGCAGGGATGCCCGAGGTGCCAGGGTTGCGCATGGGAAGCCCAGCCACCCCGACACCCAGTTTGCAGTGTCCAACTGGCAACCGTGCTCTTCCTCAGGTTACTCGGGCTTTCTCACCTGTCTGTGTTTAATACTCACGTAACATGCCTAGAGAGGTGTAAGATTTGCTCCTTGGTTGTTTGTCTCAGCCCTGGACCTGATGTTGCATGTGAAGCAAGTCATGAACTGATGAACAGTTGCTTGGGGATGTTAGTCATGCATCTGTGAGCATCTCCATGCCTTCATTGCCCAGGCCAACTGcaaaatgaacaggaaaaatgtGAGCTGCCTGTTTAAGCCCGGGTTCTCATACATTCTGTAGAGCATCCAAACccatttaaagatatttttgtcttgtttggTGCCCATGCAGTTCCTATctccagcacagacacagaGTACTGGACTTCCCATGGAACTGCATCTCCCATCAACATGTGGTTTccattcttaaaagaaaaaaaaaaaaaaaaaaaaaaaaagtcatccttCTGATGGCTGCACTGGGAAATAACTCTGCTGTGGAACTGCCTCGTGACTCCTTTGTTCTGCCCTGCAAAGGATGCCCCCCAAAATCTTTTATGAAAAACGTGATGGGGTAGGGGGAGATACACTGCCAAAGCTGAGATGCCCACCAGTCTCGGGCATCCCACTGGGCACTGGGCCCAGCCTCCCTTCCCAGTTCAGTAGCTTTGCAGATATGGGACAGGGCTCAGCTTGGGCAGCAAAGTACCAGAGCAAAAccttgctgcagcccccagccccaagccTGTAACTCTGGGTGTGTTGGTGGGACACCACGGAAGAGAAGAATTAAACCAGGTTTCTTGAGTCCAGTCCAGAACCTGGATCAGAGAATCTCCCTTATTTGACAGATAAATTTCTCTTAAAACCATTAGCTCTGCCAGGAGGCTGTTGGAGAATATTGCTGCTCTTTGGGGATACAGCAGGATAAGGGGCAGGGCTTTGTGCTGTGCCGATGGTTCTGGGGACGGcagttttccatttccctgTCTAGAAGCCCTGCTTTTGGGTGCAGGATTGTGCCGGTGTGATGCAGTGCCAGGTGGAGCAGCCTTTGATCCTGGGTGGCATTGCTCTTGGCCAGCAGTACGTTTCACAAGTGGCTGCCTTGCCCGGTGGAAGCTTAACCAAATCCATTAACGCAGATGCTACTCACCCCACACTTGAATTGCAACTACCATGAGGTGGAACTGAGCTTCCCCTGGAGGCAGAAATCTCCAGAGACACGTTCTTGGTTCCTCAGGGCTGTCTTCTCCCTTCAGAGCCTGTTGCTCTTTCCAGGCTGGGTGTCTCCCTCTGTGCAACCAGATGCACCTCTGGGTGTAGATACTGCCCATCTCCTGCCCTCGAAAGGGGATGCTGCCAGGTTGCATCTGTCATTACTGCCGTCTTTAGCAGGGCTGTTTAGTTGTAACGAGGTCTGACGGATAACTTTGGTGGGACCTGCCAGTTTTTCCTGTAGTGCAGCTGCTCTCCAGGAGACGGGAACTGTGAGAAATAAAGGATCTTGCCCAGAAAGGCAGATGTTGCATGTCTGAGGCTGGCTGGGCTCTGGTCAGTGCTGTCTGCAGTGCACATCCAGGCGAGAGGCTGTTGGGGTAGGTCTGGTCTGGATGCTGAGAGTGAGCTGGGGACCAAGGACGATGGGGTCACAGCTCCGTGAAGCCAAAGCAGAGGGGGTCCTCCCTTgcagtgtgtgtggggggttcacagcagctcctgagctgcCTGACGCGGCCCCGAGGATCCCACAGGGAGCCCAAAGACCCCAGAGGAGCTCCAAACCACTCTCCGCCCTCTCCGCTGCTGGTACTGGGGGTCCACAAGCCAAATCTTGATCTGGACAGTCTTCCTTTGGGTGGGAGAGACCCAGTGGGTGCTgcaagggggagaaaaagacgTGTGTTCTCCTGTCCATGTGTTACTAAAAATAGCACCTGGGGTAATTAAAGCCAGGGAATTTTTTTTGGTACacttatttcctcttttcttctcacAGCAGCGTGTTTACCCTGCCTCTCACTGAAACTGTGAGTCAGTCAGTTTCGTTTTCAGGCTCTCGCTGGAGCGGTCACTGGCTCCTCCGTAAGGTGGGATTTATTTACCACCAAATAAACCTGTTCCTGCgaaagaaaaaacaatcccCTGAAAACACAGCAACCGGGGCTTGTCATTTCCCTTCACCTTTATTTACCCACCCTAAACTCGGTGTAACCTGAGTCTCTGCAGGACAggtcctctcccttccccacgCCCCATCCAGGGCTGGGTCCATCTCCCCAGAGTCACACATGGGGCACGTAGGTGTGACCAGCCGGAAAAACTCCGTGACGAGCTGTGTGGCATGTTTTGGAGACTTGGATACAGGGATTACAGGGCATTGTTGCCAGGAAAGCTGCGTCCATCAGTCCAGGTCTTCGTATCCCAACCCTGGGacactgctggggcaggagcatcTCTGTATTGGAAATGCAGTTTCCAGCAGCCAGAGAACTGCACGGCCAGTCTGGCGGGTGGATATACTGGGAGGGCAGGACGGGGGTTTAGCTGGGTTGGCTGCAGTGAGCTGCGCTGCTGCTAGACAGCATTGCCggtgcagatgtgctgctgcGTGTCACCAGCCTTGCAGGAGGATCACCTAAAGGTTCCTCCAAGTGGCTCATTTATCTGGGCTTTGCACCTCGGTGTAGCGTCTGTGAACCTCCACCCTGAATGGTGATGCTGTGGCAAGGGAGTGGGGCTCTGCTCCGTCCATTCCATTTCTATCCCCTCTAAATTTTGCATCTTAGGAAAGAaactgggaagagctgtgttacTGGGACCTTAAGGCCAGCATCCCCCAACCCTGCGGGGTGACTGGGCTGTTTGGGAACCTGTGCCTCAGACCAGATTGCTTCTCAAGTCACCCGAAACCGAGCTCTAATCAAAGACAACCCGTGACAGAGCGGGGACTTTCCCCGGGAGCAGTGTAGCGTGTGTGATAAGGTATCGGTCACCATGGTACCTGCGGGACCCAGGCGCCTTGCTGGGGGCTCCCTGCTCTGGAAGGGGCAGGTCCTGGCCACCTCCAGACCCTCGCTCTTCCCCGAGCAGCGTGGGCACGGGGGACACGCGTGCGGGTCTGGAGCTTGAGCCGTTTGCAGACAGGCGCGTGCTTGTTGACGCTGGTTGTTTCATTCATTGCGCGGAGCCGGGTGGGTTTCGGCGCGCTGGCGGGGCTGGGTGATGTGGCTGCACGGGTGCATTCCCCCCGCTGAACCCCAAATACCTGGCGTGCCGAGCCCTGCTTGTTTACAAGAGCAGGGGAGGGACGCTGTGGCACCCAAAACCAGCCTCAGCTCGCCCCCACAGCACgacccccccctgcccaccgcagcctcACGCTCGCTGTGCAACGGGCTTATTGCTTCCACGGGTTAGCAGAGCAGGGGGTTGAGGCGTCTGCTGTGGCACGGTGGCAACGggtgtgctggagcaggagcaggcatTCGGTTCATGCTGATCGCCTGGctgtgaaaatatattttttccggttttattttctgctttcaagcCCAGGATGGGGACCCACCTCCCTGGGCTACAGTTTCTGGgttattcctttcctttctgttcctgccagcagcccacGCAGAGGTTGCAAACCCCACCCTGGCGTCGCTGCTGCTGGGTGTATGTAAGACCAGCGATGCGTGATGGAATCGGCAAGGAATTATACTAAAAATGACCCATTTAACTTGTGCTCACCACGTCATCGCTGATGCCACCTGAGGGCACGATCGTTGGTGGCGCTGGAAAACAAGGTGGCTTGCAGAGGGTTGGTGGGCAGCGCTGGACGGAGCTTTGCCTCCAGTTTGGGTTTGGATCTGAGATGCCTGAACTTGCTTGTGCTGAGCGATGCCCTTATCGAGAGGTAACGAAGAGCTGCCAAGTGCAAGCACTCAAGCATCTGGTTTGTGTTGGGACAGTCCTGTAGCTGTCTCTTGCCAAAAGCGGATTCAAAAGGTGGGTCCGTGCCCTTAATAACAAAGGCTGGCTTCAAAATTAGTTTTCTGAGAGCTAATTGATGTTGGATTCTTTTCGGTTTAGTGCAAACAGCACAAATTTAGGCTGAAAATGAGGGAATGGCCTCTTTCCAGCTTGGGAAAGCGGGGAGATGAACTTCTCCCTtgacttttcttcctcttgtcaCCCTCAGAAGACCGAGTGGCGGAGGAGACGGAGGAGGTGTTTCGGAGCTATGCCTTCTACCGCTACCAacaggagagggaggagagaggggaggaggtgccCATGGACCCAGAGATTGTGGAGatccagcaggagctgggcaggtAACACTGTTACCAACCGCATGCACATCCCTCAACCCCATCCCGAGCCAGGCTGCAGTACAGACACCCCTCAGTCCTGCTTACTGGTCTTGCTGACCTGTCCATAACATCGTCTTCCCCCTGGGCAGCACCGGGAGCCTGGTGGGAAGGCGCCTGGCCATCATCGGTGATGACATCAACGAGCGGTACGACGCGGAGTTTCGCTACATGCTGAAATCCTTGCAGCCCACCAAGGAGAACGCCTACGAGTACTTCACCAGAATAGCCTCCAGGTAAGGCCACCGGCTCCCTCGGCGTGGGCTGGGCACCTTCTCCTGCAGAAACCCAGGGAAGGGAAGATCCGACGGGATGCAATGCAGTCGGTTCAACCCTTGCCCCCACCCCGGAGCAGCTGCCTCCCCGGCTGTGCCCCAGCACACAGACCCCGTCCCTTCAAAAGTTTCACCCACCACCCCCGGGCTGAGCTCACCATCACCGTGATGGGTCCTGTGTTTTCTGCCTGtctgctcttcctcctgcacGCTGTTCGGGTGGTCTTCACCTGACAGTCATCTCACAGTCCTTGCGCACGCTGGCCGGGCTCAGAAGGTTTGGGGGGCATGCCTGGGAAGTGTGGCCCATGCATCAGTAgccaaaaaaccaccccagctccccgTCAGGGCTGTAAGCAGCCCTGGACCAAGGCAGATGTGCTGCTGGTCCCACTGGGGCTTGCTGGCTAGCTGGCAAGTCCCGATGGCTCGGGCTTTCAGAGGCACAAAGCAAAGCTGCAGGCTGTGGGGACGGGCAGGTACCCGCTGCCCTTGGCACATGGTCCACGCGGAACGGGATCAGGCTAAGGATGGGGGATGCTCCACAGGCTTGCAGAGCCGGTGGGTGATGCACACCCAGCTCGCCCACCCAAAGCACAGCGACAGGGTGAAGACCGAAGGGCGAGCACCTGGATAACGTACTGCCCTGCTTGCCTGAGGCACAGGCGGGGATTGAGGTGGCCGTCCAGGGGTTCAGTCCTCCCTCCGCTCTGTCTGTAGGGAACCCAAGGCACTATGCACCTAAAACGGTTTGCCCAGGGGCATGCAGAAGACCTCTGGCACAACCAGAGGAGAAGCCGGGGTCTCTGGGCTCCCAGGCTCCCACCGCTCCTCCGAGCGCGCCTGGCTCCGCTGCGGCCCCATCCCTGCGCACCCTCCGCTCGGTGTTCGCTGTCTAACTGCCTCTCTTCTGTCCTTTTCCTGCTCCCCTGTCCTTGGGAAGCCACGCTGCGCTGTTTTCACCGCTTTGCCAGCCTGAGGCGGTAAACGCACCGCAAACAGGTAAATTAACCTCTGTCCCTCTCTTTGTGCTGCCTGTTTCTCTCTTGTTCCCTCTAACGTCCCTCTGCGACCTGCTCGGTGGCAGCTCCACACCAAGGCTCCGCCGAGAAGACCATTCCCTTCGGCTGTGCAGACAGGGACCAGCAGGACAGGGCACCAGGTCAAAACACAGGGCCTGAGTCtactcttttttaattttcttttccttcttgcttgctgtgctgggaaccaggaaaaatatcttcaaaagcCGGTATAGATCAATCGGTGCCAAAGCTGCCCACAGCGATACAGTTTGTGCATCTGAAACGTAAATCGGGAGCGTCGAGTAGGTGCATTtcagagcccccccagcccttggGAACATCAGTCTAAGGAAAAGCCAAGATTTGGGGCTCGGAGGGGTTTGTCTATGCGGGAAAATTCTGTTCTAACATGTTTCGTCCTTAGATATCCTTAAACTTCCTGACCTGCGGGTATGACCAGAGAAGCAAGGGATGGTTTGGGAGAGGTGGGTGGttgttcctgctgctggctgcttgtGTAGCACCAGTTCCAGCGCACCTCGTTCGGTGCCCTTGCCCATGCAAACACAGGACCTGCGGGCAGCTGACGATCCCTGCATTTGGATGGAGACCTGTGGGAAAGGCAGGAATGCTGGCAGGTCAGCAACAGGCATCGCAAAGCCTCCCCTCCAGCAGTTCAGAGGCTGTAGGCAGGATTTGGAAGCTCCTTTTCCCTAGGACATCCCTGGCTGAGGCAAACGGTGGTTGCGACTGAGGCCACGTTTGTTCTGCTCTGAAAGCCCGTCCTGGTGATGGGGAGCCACGTGTCATCTAGGCACAAAAATCACTGCGCTGTCTGTGCCGCTGGGATGCGCCTGGATGACTagtgcagcatccccagccctgctcaggaACCCGCAGCCTGGGCAACACAGGGATGCGGGGAATGGGGAGGTCTGAGGCAGGGCGGTCGTTCAGTGAGTCAATCGGCTTCGTTGCAGCTTGTTCGAGAGCGGCATTAACTGGGGCCGGGTGATCGCGCTGCTGGGTTTCGGCTACCGCATGGCCATCCATGTCTACCAGCAAGGCATAACGGGTTTCCTCCGCCGGATCGCCCGCTACGTGGTGGAGTTCATGCTCCGGAACCGCATCGCCCAGTGGATCGCCCAGCAGGGAGGATGGGTGAGCCAGCGGGAGCGTGGGGCTGTCCCGGGGGGtccggggctgagggggggctgTGGCACTGCGGAGGTCGGTGGGGTTACCCgggtgcaggcagagcagcgACCTGGCCCAGGCAGATCTAACACGCTGTGGTTATTCTCCGTTTCCCATTAGGTGGCTGCACTCGAGCTGGACAATGTTTACATGAAGTAcatgctggtggtggtggccctGGTCATGGTGGGGCATTTAGTGGTACGACGCTTCTTCAGGCCCTAACTAAGGTgggggcagaggctggggggggtccGGCCAAGCTCGCTCTCACATCTCTGCTCTGCATTGACGTCTCCTGAGAGAAGGGGGATTCAAGGAACCTCTGAGAGAGAGAGCGGCTTGGACCTGCGACCCTCCCACCGCAAAGCCCAGGGTCTCTGCCATCTACACTGACACCACCGGGAGCTATGGAGagaagcgggggggggggagggggaaggttCAACTTTGTTGTCTGTTTTATGCCTTGCTGGCTGCCGAGGACAGAGCATCGCTGTGACTCCTGGCATGCAGGAGCAAGGCAGAACGGGCTCCTCTGGAGTCAAGACTCTGGGGGAACAAGGACATTGTGGTAACATACGcctgtgtgtgcgtgtgcaaGCGCGTGGGGCTTGTCCGTTCCTCGGGGCTGGTGCACAGCTCCCACGTGCCgacagctccagcccagcccatgcCTGCATTTGGAGAGGGATTGCAGCCTTGGTTGCTGCAATCGTTGTCTGTACGTCACTGGAGGGGCAAGCCAGCATTAATTAGCCCGTGTGGGGCTTGCTTTCACCTTCCCTCTCTTCCTGAGCCCAAGTACGTGAgccctctctttccttttaacaagcatcccttcccctttttaaagaaacacgCCAACTACCTGTCCTCTGACAATCGATGGGCCCCCTGGCAGCGCTGGTttgccctgccacagcccaaGCCTGGAGACCTGCAGCTCTCCCGTGGCTGATgcaggtgctgggctgcagcctcccagccccgccccccccccccctcccccgaaGAGACCTAGGAAGCACCAGCAGGTTGCCAAACACTAAAAAGTTTTGGGGTGACTAACGGTGGGTGtaggcagcctgcctgccctccctccgGTTCTGCTGGGGGCTTCCATTCAGTAGACCTGGATGCTGGCAAGCGAGCAGCCCAGTTGTGACCAGTTGGTCTCCCTTGCTCTTAGGGGGAGGCACTGGAGTCGCATCCCATCCCTGCATCAGCTCTTTGTCCTCTGAGCTCAGCTGGGCAGGATGGTGCAGGCATGCCCTGGCTGAGCTCAGGGGTGCAGTGTTTGACCGCTGCCGGGACAGCAGGACCCAGCCTCTTCTGGGCACAGTGTCTTTGGGACGTGACTTGACCTTGTTCCGTTCACAATTAACGCTTGAGCATGattttggggggagggagggaagcaggcTCCACTCTCCCATCTTTCTGGCTTTTGCAAAATAGGGAGAGCATCTCGGCGTGGACCGCACAGTTTAGCTCCGTTCTTCTTAACTCCAGGTGACTCTGTAAGGCTTGAAACTGTGACTGGCCCTGTCTGAGCCAAACTTGCCCTATTCCAGCATCACCCGGCTCCTAGAGCAGGTCAGCCAGCTGGGGGAGGGGACCAGAGGGACCTCGGGGATAAGAAATGAGCGGTGGTTCCATGTCTGGGCTCCTCTCCTAATGCAGACAGCCCTCCTGGGCTGGAGACCAGCACCATGGGAGTCGCAGCTCCGTAGCCCTGAGCCCTCC
The window above is part of the Falco cherrug isolate bFalChe1 chromosome 16, bFalChe1.pri, whole genome shotgun sequence genome. Proteins encoded here:
- the BAK1 gene encoding bcl-2 homologous antagonist/killer, translated to MASGNDGDPLGAHGRRESHRRRSQELNSEDRVAEETEEVFRSYAFYRYQQEREERGEEVPMDPEIVEIQQELGSTGSLVGRRLAIIGDDINERYDAEFRYMLKSLQPTKENAYEYFTRIASSLFESGINWGRVIALLGFGYRMAIHVYQQGITGFLRRIARYVVEFMLRNRIAQWIAQQGGWVAALELDNVYMKYMLVVVALVMVGHLVVRRFFRP